In Rutidosis leptorrhynchoides isolate AG116_Rl617_1_P2 chromosome 2, CSIRO_AGI_Rlap_v1, whole genome shotgun sequence, one genomic interval encodes:
- the LOC139890252 gene encoding uncharacterized protein: MEFTPGRGIRQGDPISPFLFIIAVEGLNSLAKRAIANDQFRGICVGHDKIVVSHLQYADDTIFFGEWSRRNAKNISKLLKCFENISGLKVNLKKSNLYGMGVTKNEVEEMAKYIDCSVGSTPFTYLGLPIGTPSNKASSWQPIIDKFDKRLSEWKAKSISFGGRLTLIKSILSSTTIWNEIIKAGKIADNLGANFSNSITKCLGNENNTKFWLEKWCGSETFSSQFRRFFMLESNKNALVSERLSSSNSHTSGTWNWVREPYGRSLNELSELNNLLSSINLSENPDTWKWNLDNSEVFTTKSLSSILDNLKLEIHASSFKTPRNKLIPQKINIFIWRVILGRIPTRVELDKRNIDLDTILCPLCNSHVETIEHILYQCTTSEAIWNLILAWWNLPTTTFSSLSDTTLTDQTFTTSPLGKFIWQATKWTTIYMIWKNRNAKVFSKKDWCPATILSEIQAQTFSWISKRSKKSSIDWHQWLINPSSYTSSNIQRMGIG; the protein is encoded by the exons ATGGAATTTACCCCTGGTAGAGGTATCCGCCAAGGTGACCCAATTTCACCTTTCCTGTTCATAATCGCGGTGGAAGGACTCAACAGTCTTGCCAAACGTGCCATAGCAAACGACCAATTCCGCGGTATTTGTGTTGGCCATGACAAGATTGTTGTATcccatctccaatatgcggatgatacaatATTCTTTGGCGAATGGAGCAGACGTAATGCAAAAAACATCTCCAAATTACTAAAATGCTTCGAAAACATATCCGGCTTAAAAGTAAACCTTAAAAAAAGTAACCTCTATGGGATGGGCGTCACAAAAAACGAGGTCGAGGAGATGGCTAAGTATATCGACTGCTCGGTGGGATCTACCCCATTTACATATCTTGGACTCCCGATTGGGACTCCCTCCAATAAAGCATCCTCATGGCAGCCGATCATTGATAAGTTTGACAAACGCCTTTCCGAATGGAAAGCAAAGTCCATATCATTTGGCGGTCGCCTCACCCTAATCAAATCCATCCTATCCA GTACCACAATTTGGAATGAAATCATCAAGGCTGGAAAAATTGCTGACAACCTCGGTGCTAATTTCTCCAACTCAATAACAAAGTGCTTAGGGAATGAAAACAACACTAAATTTTGGCTTGAAAAATGGTGCGGTTCCGAAACTTTTAGCAGCCAATTCAGAAGGTTTTTCATGCTTGAATCAAATAAAAATGCTTTAGTCTCGGAACGCTTATCGTCTTCCAACTCGCATACCTCCGGAACTTGGAATTGGGTTAGAGAACCTTACGGTCGATCACTTAACGAATTGTCGGAACTAAACAACCTTCTTTCTTCCATTAACCTTTCGGAAAATCCCGACACTTGGAAATGGAACCTAGACAACTCTGAAGTGTTCACCACAAAATCCCTCTCATCAATTCTTGACAATCTCAAACTCGAAATACATGCATCATCCTTCAAAACACCAAGAAATAAACTCATTCCACAAAAAATCAACATATTCATCTGGAGGGTCATACTTGGTAGAATTCCGACTAGAGTTGAACTTGACAAGCGAAACATTGATCTCGATACTATACTTTGTCCTCTTTGCAACTCACATGTTGAAACCATAGAACATATCCTATACCAATGCACTACTTCTGAAGCAATTTGGAACCTAATCCTAGCATGGTGGAACCTACCCACAACCACGTTCTCCAGCCTTTCTGATACAACATTAACGGATCAAACATTCACCACATCGCCCCTTGGTAAATTCATCTGGCAAGCGACAAAATGGACCACTATCTACATGATATGGAAGAACCGTAACGCCAAGGTTTTTAGCAAAAAAGATTGGTGCCCCGCTACTATACTTTCCGAGATCCAAGCACAAACCTTCTCATGGATATCTAAAAGATCAAAGAAATCATCAATCGATTGGCACCAATGGCTCATCAATCCATCGTCCTATACATCTTCGAACATTCAAAGAATGGGTATAGGCTAA